In Zingiber officinale cultivar Zhangliang chromosome 6A, Zo_v1.1, whole genome shotgun sequence, a single genomic region encodes these proteins:
- the LOC121994266 gene encoding uncharacterized protein LOC121994266, with product MDWFSWLSNSGLDPSIVCQYALLFASNELEEEDIAYFDHGFLQSMGITIAKHRLEILKLINHRVRVSSPLPAAKLVSVIRNSKTCFANYIRSMMMRRNRAADPTILVVPKASYGGNGGDQWRGSMLKRKTKLALLKQGRVMIADRGVTVKALHRPPSHSSSPMVHSCADDDHDDDGDGYWESAAGEATWDTMFQDLKPT from the exons ATGGATTGGTTTTCCTGGCTCTCTAATTCCGGCCTCGATCCATCCATCGTCTGCCAGTACGCGCTGCTCTTCGCTAGCAACGAGCTGGAGGAGGAGGACATTGCCTACTTCGACCACGGGTTCCTGCAGAGCATGGGCATCACTATCGCTAAACATCGCCTTGAGATCCTCAAGCTCATAAATCATCGCGTAAG ggTTTCGTCTCCTCTGCCAGCAGCTAAGCTTGTTTCCGTGATAAGGAATTCCAAGACCTGCTTCGCCAACTACATCCGCTCCATGATGATGCGCCGCAACAGGGCAGCAGATCCGACGATTTTGGTGGTGCCCAAGGCTTCTTATGGGGGCAACGGCGGAGACCAGTGGCGAGGATCAATGTTGAAGAGAAAAACAAAGCTTGCGCTGCTGAAGCAGGGCCGGGTAATGATCGCCGACCGTGGCGTGACTGTTAAAGCTCTTCATCGTCCTCCTTCCCACAGCTCCAGCCCCATGGTTCACTCTTGTGCTGATGATGACCACGATGATGATGGAGATGGATACTGGGAGAGTGCAGCGGGAGAAGCTACGTGGGACACCATGTTTCAGGACTTGAAGCCCACATGA